The following coding sequences are from one Bufo bufo chromosome 2, aBufBuf1.1, whole genome shotgun sequence window:
- the LOC120992103 gene encoding oocyte zinc finger protein XlCOF22-like, with protein MDRDRDKMAEKILNLTLEILFQLTGEDYTVVKKTSSERCQAPVSEGWGRTLSPITGPPPHSLIHEEINKQKILELINRMIELLTGEVPIRCQDVTVYFSMEEWEYVEGHKDLYKDVMMDNHQPLTSPGRSSKRRTPERCPRPFPPKLLNLNKEIYNNNATETHMTGDEERMEDITTEAHLRGDSQCKEEPPTETYAWGHVHCNKEAPTETYGCGDVHCKEEPPTETYGWGDVHCKEEPPTETYAWGDVHCKEEPPTETYVRGDAHCKEEPPTEENVLDYEQCKKEFPTDTYPDDCTGSSEGHLVSSDLKVEDCGITQDTRKECAVISDTISALHSKDLSSDPSEHLPSSGSSQTIKQNTSHRRDVVRQRENAGKKPISCSICGKCFTLKSKLYEHQKVHARGKPFSCLECGKCFSQKAHLMKHQRTHTGEKPFSCPECGKCFAQKATLVIHQRTHTGEKPFSCSECGKCFAQRTTLVIHQRIHTGEKPFSCSECGKCFTWKSQILQHQQTRKGKKPFLCSECGKSFVGEECLFEHKKIHKGEKPYSCSECGKCFAHKTTLATHRRIHTGEKPFSYSEDGKCYSVESNVQDQRSHTVPVEKLFSCQECGKCYALKSSLVLHQRTHTRENQFSCPECGKCYALKSSLVLHQRTHTGEKPFSCPECGKCYTRKSHLVAHQLTHTGEKPFSCTECHKCFLRKESLVEHLKIHTGEKPFSCQQCGQCFIRKSVLVRHMRSHT; from the exons ATGGATAGGGACAGAGACAAGATGGCAGAGAAGATattaaatctcaccctagagatacTCTTCcaacttactggagag GATTACACAgtggtgaagaagacctctagtgagcgctgtcaggctcctgtgtctgaaggatggggaagaacctTGAGCCCAATCACGGGGCCTCCACCTCACTCCCTGATACATGAGGAGATcaataaacagaagatcctagaactcatcaACAgaatgattgagctgctgactggagag gttcctataaggtgtcaggatgtcactgtctatttctccatggaggagtgggagtatgtagaaggacacaaggatctgtacaaggacgtcatgatggataatcaccagcccctcacatcaccag GAAGATCCAGTAAGAGAagaacaccagagagatgtcccaggCCTTTTCCTCCAAAG CTTTTGAATCTGAATAAAGAGATATACAATAATAATGCTACTGAGACACATATGACGGGCGATGAGGAGCGTATGGAGGACATTACTACAGAGGCACATCTGAGGGGTGATTCCCAGTGTAAAGAGGAACCTCCTACAGAGACCTATGCGTGGGGTCATGTGCATTGCAACAAGGAAGCTCCTACAGAGACCTATGGGTGTGGTGATGTGCATTGTAAGGAGGAACCTCCTACAGAGACCTATGGGTGGGGTGATGTGCATTGTAAGGAGGAACCCCCTACAGAGACCTATGCGTGGGGTGATGTGCATTGTAAGGAGGAACCtcctacagagacatatgtgaggggtgatgcGCATTGTAAGGAGGAACCTCCTACAGAGGAAAATGTGTTGGATTATGAGCAGTGTAAGAAGGAATTTCCAACTGATACCTAcccag ATGACTGTACTGGGAGCTCAGAGGGACatctggtatcttcagatttgAAAGTAGAAGATTGTGGCATCACACAAGATACACGCAAAGAGTGTGCCGTTATCTCAGATACAATCTCGGCCCTTCACAGTAAAGATCTATCATCTGATCCTTCTGAACATCTTCCATCTTCTGGTTCATCACAGACTATTAAGCAAAATACAAGTCACAGAAGGGATGTTGTACGTCAAAGAGAGAACGCAGGGAAGAAGCCAATTTCTTGTTCAATATGTGGAAAGTGTTTCACTCTGAAATCTAAACTGTATGAGCATCAGAAAGTTCACGCAAGGgggaagccgttttcatgtttggagtgtgggaaatgtttttctcAGAAAGCACATCTCatgaaacatcagagaactcacacaggggagaaaccattttcatgtccagaatgtggtaaatgttttgcaCAGAAAGCAACACTTGTTATAcatcaaagaactcacacaggggagaagccattttcatgttcagaatgtggtaaatgttttgcaCAGAGAACAACACTTGTTatacatcaaagaattcacactggggagaagccattttcatgttcagaatgtgggaaatgttttacttggaAATCACAAATTCTTCAACATCAACAAACTCGCAAAGggaagaagccatttttatgttcggAATGTGGGAAAAGCTTTGTAGGAGAAGAATGTCTTTTTGAACATAAGAAAATTCAcaaaggggagaagccatattcgtgttcagaatgtgggaaatgttttgcacatAAAACAACACTTGCTACACAtcgaagaattcacacaggggagaagccattttcatattCGGAAGATGGGAAATGCTATAGTGTTGAATCAAATGTTCAAGATCAAAGAAGTCACACAGTGCCCGTTGAGAAGCTATTTTCATGccaagaatgtgggaaatgttatgCCCTTAAATCAAGTCTAGTTTTACATCAAAGAACTCACACAAGAGAGAATCAATTTTCAtgcccagaatgtgggaaatgttatgCCCTTAAATCAAGTCTAGTTTTAcatcaaagaactcacacaggggagaagccattttcatgcccagaatgtgggaaatgttacactcggaaatcacatcttgttgcaCATCAGctgactcacacaggggagaagccattttcatgtactGAATGTCATAAGTGCTTCTTAAGAAAAGAAAGTCTTGTTGAACATCTGAAAATTCAcactggggagaagccattttcatgccaaCAATGTGGACAATGTTTTATCCGTAAGTCAGTTCTTGTTCGACATATGAGAAGTCACACATGA